Proteins encoded by one window of Dioscorea cayenensis subsp. rotundata cultivar TDr96_F1 chromosome 6, TDr96_F1_v2_PseudoChromosome.rev07_lg8_w22 25.fasta, whole genome shotgun sequence:
- the LOC120263570 gene encoding LOW QUALITY PROTEIN: uncharacterized protein LOC120263570 (The sequence of the model RefSeq protein was modified relative to this genomic sequence to represent the inferred CDS: deleted 2 bases in 2 codons; substituted 1 base at 1 genomic stop codon) — MTDVRCNRLKMMGRGPDGGCGTEEKPCSLSRSSSLSRDFRNSLDFYSQARKALSDRSPFESEEALSRVPTLPAVFAAALSNHSEGRRKHRKSHGEPAAKPSAHGRTRDVWIATEEYFRPVTLGDIDALIPRVHFVSRPVDSCLSIPVLGDGKEDVKKEEDFDLVPVVVTSSPVPVAAMEEAVKTDVEADDERKEMEIDEIVEKQGDEPSSINWLLGCKHRCLLASERPNKKRKLLGEDAGLDRLLLLPGSQAEGLPLCDFCCSVESCVSSNKFLTCESCKVTVHQKCYGVREVPKEAWLCSWCRQPETVRKSSKKGSDELNVRPCLLCAKVGGALKPLAGDSGGRLRGAAAKFAHLFCSLWAPELFVEDTEAMEPLMNFGGIQETRKKLVCNVCKVKHGVCVRCSHGTCRTSFHPVCAREAKHRMEVWGKVSHDNVELRAFCSKHSVPQNNGHSEISGNLITCSGDGSSIVKGSPTALVKSRLPKLRLSQKNRDASVVQNKSTGSGFEKMDTRKVSLEDDTVTVRLDFDGEAQPDKSGDSEIDHNNSVSNGLNLALILRKLIDRGKINVRDFASEMDISPDSLEAALVGETSSFSPGLRSKIVKWLQDSAHVPAYVGHLKHRSVSALPSSNKLAMVNPAKVTDPYVPVAVTVAGLDVPDDVLIKSLPPRRRTKSNIRILKDNKALCSSDDTFSEEKDKKLASDLEVPIVLSKDSSRDVNNNNTHIGDQDFSFEGKDSLNPILDDTPKRPISTSLLNSASEENLGKINRPGLEXEAQTQLQDSVERVPSIDSGIDQTDGDIVNVHNILQGDKLAHQDHDVDAAVSGIPDTNVAGTCAGSCIHPFIQMRLKHMGNPTLFSKKNGEANGNGRVAMHISSEMDTSPTSYKHQCFHSSCPDASNGASSTDVDLLSKAKNMGILEHSPGDEVEGELLYLQTKLLDNAVAVQRTCEDLLFSVVRNLPRELDAVNKQRWDLVLVNQFLREVREAKKRGRREKRHKEAQAVLAAAAAAVAASSRNSSLRKDQVDDMITSHHESPQKIGTVMGRTASPLVPQVKDNMRTSVAKILSDKHSDVFQIPDILKGNTLACEICRRAETMLNRIFVCSSCKVAVHLDCYQKLKNPIMSWKCELCEDLASRSRSPGYPTMDSMEISGATIADCALCGGGSGAFRKTADGRWVHAFCAEWLLQSTFRRGQQNPIEGLDAVSKENNMLSCCICHHKVGAYVKCSYGQCQIAFHPTCARNTGLYMNVKTVGGRLQHKAYCDKHSLEQREIDIQQHGAEELKNIRQIRVELEKIRLLCERIVKREKLKKDLALCSHEILASRRDSIAFSMLVRSSYFHHGVSSESATTSINNKSYSGTIQRSDDVTVDSMVSGRRVLRLPLRRDVEGKNDDSSTSPLAVKRKLSDRTAFSSKQLPHRPTSVALRNSKEDEQKPKARKHAEVFQKELVMTSDEASMQNQRLPKGFAYVPISTLANNTPPPCDSESHEPQEPGG; from the exons ATGACCGACGTCCGATGCAATCGGCTGAAGATGATGGGTAGAGGCCCCGATGGAGGATGCGGCACTGAGGAGAAGCCCTGTTCCCTCTCGAGGTCCTCTTCTTTGTCTCGTGATTTTAGAAATTCTCTTGATTTCTACTCCCAGGCTCGCAAGGCGCTCTCGGATCGATCCCCGTTTGAATCCGAAGAGGCCCTATCTAGGGTTCCGACTCTCCCTGCTGTCTTCGCGGCTGCGCTTTCGAACCACTCCGAGGGGAGGCGGAAGCACCGGAAGTCTCATGGAGAGCCTGCCGCGAAGCCCTCGGCGCATGGCCGGACGCGGGATGTGTGGATAGCGACTGAGGAGTACTTCCGGCCTGTTACTTTGGGTGACATCGATGCTTTAATCCCTAGAGTGCATTTTGTGTCTCGTCCGGTGGATTCTTGCCTTTCTATTCCGGTCTTGGGAGATGGGAAAGAAGATGTGAAGAAGGAGGAAGATTTTGATTTAGTTCCAGTCGTAGTGACTTCGAGTCCAGTGCCAGTGGCTGCGATGGAAGAGGCTGTGAAAACTGATGTTGAAGCAGATGACGAGCGGAAAGAGATGGAAATTGATGAAATTGTGGAGAAACAAGGGGATGAGCCATCGTCCATAAATTGGTTACTAGGTTGCAAGCATAGATGCCTTCTTGCTTCTGAGAGGCCAAACAAGAAACGCAAGTTATTGGGAGAAGACGCTGGCTTGGATCGGTTGCTTTTACTCCCTGGTTCCCAAGCAGAAGGCTTGCCTTTATGTGATTTCTGTTGCTCAGTGGAGTCTTGCGTGAGCTCAAATAAGTTTCTTACATGTGAATCTTGCAAGGTCACCGTGCATCAGAAATGCTATGGCGTGCGTGAAGTTCCCAAAGAGGCTTGGCTATGCTCTTGGTGTAGGCAGCCGGAAACAGTGAGGAAATCATCCAAAAAGGGTAGTGATGAACTAAATGTGAGGCCGTGCTTGCTTTGTGCGAAAGTAGGGGGTGCACTAAAACCTTTGGCAGGGGATTCTGGTGGCAGATTAAGGGGTGCTGCTGCCAAATTTGCACACTTGTTTTGCAGTCTATGGGCGCCAGAATTGTTTGTTGAGGATACTGAGGCAATGGAACCTTTAATGAACTTTGGAGGGATACAAGAGACGAGGAAGAAACTAGTTTGCAATGTGTGCAAGGTGAAGCATGGTGTATGCGTACGATGTAGCCATG GAACATGCAGAACATCATTCCATCCTGTTTGTGCAAGAGAAGCAAAACACCGTATGGAGGTCTGGGGAAAGGTGTCACATGATAAT GTTGAGTTGAGAGCCTTCTGCTCAAAACACTCGGTTCCTCAAAATAATGGCCATTCAGAGATTTCTGGGAACCTAATCACATGTTCTGGGGATGGTTCTTCAATAGTTAAAGGCTCACCAACAGCTTTAGTGAAATCCAGGTTGCCCAAGTTAAGACTCAGTCAAAAGAACAGAGATGCAAGCGTGGTACAAAATAAATCTACGGGTTCAGGCTTTGAGAAAATGGATACAAGGAAGGTTTCTTTGGAAGATGACACTGTTACTGTTAGGCTTGATTTTGATGGTGAAGCACAACCAGATAAGAGTGGAGATAGTGAAATTGATCATAATAACAGTGTGTCAAATGGTCTTAATCTTGCTCTCATTCTGCGAAAG TTAATTGATCGGGGAAAAATCAATGTTCGTGATTTTGCATCAGAGATGGACATTTCTCCGGATTCCTTGGAGGCAGCCCTTGTG GGTGAGACTTCATCTTTCTCGCCGGGATTAAGGTCTAAAATTGTCAAGTGGCTTCAAGATTCTGCTCATGTGCCTGCTTATGTGGGACATTTGAAACATAGAAGTGTATCTGCGTTGCCGTCGAGCAATAAACTTGCAATGGTCAATCCTGCTAAAGTAACAGATCCATATGTTCCTGTTGCTGTCACAGTTGCTGGACTTGATGTGCCAGATGATGTGCTTATCAAGTCATTGCCACCAAGGAGAAGAACCAAAAGCAACATCAGAATTTTGAAAGATAATAAAGCATTGTGTTCATCTGATGATACTTTTAGCgaagagaaagataaaaaattgGCTAGTGATCTCGAAGTTCCAATCGTGCTTTCCAAAGATTCAAGCAGAGATGTCAATAATAACAATACTCATATTGGTGATCAAGATTTCTCCTTTGAAGGGAAAGATTCTCTTAATCCG ATTTTGGATGACACTCCAAAGCGTCCTATATCAACATCGCTCTTGAATTCAGCTTCAGAAG AAAATCTAGGGAAAATCAATAGACCGGGACTTGAATAA GAGGCACAGACACAGCTGCAAGATTCAGTAGAGAGAGTTCCATCTATTGATTCTGGCATTGACCAAACAGATGGTGATATTGTGAATGTTCATAATATCTTGCAAGGGGACAAGTTGGCCCATCAAGATCATGATGTCGATGCAGCTGTTTCGGGTATCCCTGATACCAA TGTTGCTGGTACATGTGCTGGTTCTTGTATTCatccattcatccaaatgagGCTCAAGCACATGGGAAATCCAACACTTTTTAGCAAGAAAAATGGTGAAGCTAACGGCAATG GTCGTGTTGCGATGCATATCTCCTCCGAGATGGATACTTCACCTACTTCCTATAAGCACCAATGTTTTCATTCTAGCTGCCCTGATGCAAGCAATGGTGCATCTAGTACTGATGTTGACCTGTTATCTAAAGCCAAAAATATGGGCATCTTGGAGCATTCTCCCGGGGATGAAGTTGAAGGAGAATTGCTCTACTTACAAACCAAGCTACTTGATAATGCTGTTGCTGTCCAGCGTACATGTG AAGATCTACTATTTAGCGTAGTCCGCAATCTTCCTCGAGAGCTTGATGCAGTGAACAAGCAAAGGTGGGATCTTGTACTGGTCAATCAGTTTCTTCGTGAAGTCCGAGAAGCAAAGAAACGCGGTCGGAGAGAGAAAAGGCACAAAGAAGCGCAAGCTGTTCTTGCTGCTGCAGCTGCTGCTGTAGCAGCTTCCTCAAGGAATTCTTCATTACGAAAAGATCAAGTTGATGACATGATTACTAGCCATCATGAG AGTCCCCAAAAGATTGGAACTGTGATGGGGAGAACTGCATCTCCTCTTGTCCCACAAGTGAAGGATAACATGAGGACATCTGTTGCTAAAATACTTTCTGATAAGCATTCGGATGTTTTTCAGATACCTGATATTTTGAAAGGAAATACTCTGGCTTGTGAGATCTGCAGGCGAGCTGAGACGATGTTGAATCGGATT TTCGTTTGTTCAAGTTGTAAG GTCGCAGTTCACTTGGATTGTTATCAAAAGCTGAAAAATCCCATCATGTCCTGGAAATGTGAGCTTTGCGAGGACTTGGCATCACGTTCTAGAAGCCCTGGTTATCCAACAATGGACAGTATGGAGATATCAGGTGCCACTATTGCTGATTGTGCTTTGTGTGGTGGTGGAAGTGGGGCCTTCAGAAAGACGGCAGATGGGCGCTGGGTTCATGCTTTCTGTGCCGAG TGGTTGCTGCAATCAACATTCAGAAGGGGACAACAAAATCCCATAGAAGGATTG GATGCGGTTTCTAAGGAAAACAACATGCTGTCTTGCTGTATCTGTCATCACAAAGTTGGTGCCTATGTTAAG TGCAGCTATGGACAGTGTCAAATTGCTTTTCACCCTACTTGTGCTCGGAACACTGGTTTGTACATGAACGTAAAGACGGTTGGTGGCAGATTACAGCATAAGGCTTATTGTGACAAGCATAGTTTAGAACAGAGAGAG ATTGATATCCAACAACATGGGGCTGAAGAgcttaaaaatataagacaaaTACGG GTTGAACTTGAGAAAATCCGCCTTCTTTGTGAGCGAATCGTGAAAAGGGAAAAGCTTAAG AAAGACCTGGCCCTTTGCTCACATGAGATACTCGCATCAAGAAGAGACAGCATTGCTTTCTCAATGCTTGTACGAAGTTCATACTTCCATCATGGGGTTAGCTCAGAATCTGCCACCACTTCTATAAACAACAAGTCTTATAGTGGGACAATCCAAAGGTCTGATGACGTAACGGTGGACAGTATGGTTTCTGGGAGGCGTGTGTTGAGACTCCCATTGCGTAGAGATGTTGAGGGAAAGAACGATGACAGCTCAACATCTCCATTGGCAGTCAAACGCAAATTATCTGACAGGACAGCTTTCTCAAGCAAGCAACTTCCTCACAGACCAACATCTGTTGCTTTACGAAATTCTAAGGAAGATGAACAAAAGCCCAAGGCAAGAAAG CATGCAGAAGTTTTTCAAAAAGAATTGGTGATGACTTCAGATGAAGCGTCAATGCAGAATCAACGGCTTCCAAAAGGATTTGCTTACGTCCCTATCAGCACCCTTGCAAATAACACACCACCCCCTTGTGATTCAGAGTCTCATGAACCACAAGAGCCTGGTGGGTAG